From the Cohaesibacter sp. ES.047 genome, one window contains:
- a CDS encoding lysophospholipid acyltransferase family protein, protein MPELKKIARSKTVLTIAGRLIALWLRLVHHTTRIVTDYDDAYDRVQAEEPVIVAVWHGQHFMMPLVRRKSFRMRLLISRSGDGHLNSVAAESLGVEVVRGSGGRNRAKTMTKGGIAALKNLVSSLAEGVNVGMTVNVPKTGARQCGLGVVTLAKLSGRPIVPIAYASSCRIDLNTWDKASINLPFGKAGFVIGDPIYVDHDADADALEEARKTVEAQLNAVTDRAYGSLRSKRG, encoded by the coding sequence TTGCCAGAATTGAAGAAAATCGCCCGCTCGAAGACCGTACTGACCATCGCAGGGCGATTGATTGCGCTTTGGCTCCGGCTTGTTCACCACACCACGCGCATCGTGACCGACTACGACGACGCCTATGACCGGGTACAGGCTGAGGAACCGGTGATCGTCGCGGTCTGGCATGGACAGCATTTCATGATGCCGCTGGTGCGCCGCAAAAGCTTCCGGATGCGTCTTCTGATTTCGCGCTCTGGCGACGGCCATCTCAACAGCGTTGCTGCTGAGAGCCTCGGGGTGGAAGTGGTGCGCGGCTCCGGTGGCCGCAATCGAGCCAAGACCATGACAAAGGGCGGCATCGCGGCGCTGAAGAACCTTGTCTCCTCTCTTGCAGAAGGCGTGAATGTCGGAATGACGGTCAACGTGCCGAAAACCGGTGCGCGCCAGTGCGGCCTCGGCGTTGTCACGCTGGCCAAGCTTTCGGGCCGTCCTATCGTGCCCATCGCCTACGCATCCTCCTGCCGAATTGATCTCAACACGTGGGACAAGGCTTCGATCAACTTGCCGTTCGGCAAGGCAGGGTTCGTGATTGGCGATCCGATCTATGTTGATCACGATGCTGACGCGGACGCCCTCGAAGAGGCACGCAAGACCGTGGAGGCGCAGCTCAACGCCGTGACCGACAGAGCATATGGCAGCCTGCGTTCTAAACGTGGGTGA
- a CDS encoding 3-deoxy-D-manno-octulosonic acid transferase: MDWSGRIALSAYRTAGYAFSPIVPLFLTLRDSRGKEIRARRNERYGKASFDRPSGPLVWVHAASVGETNAIIPLIEQIVETGTRVLLTTTTVTSAQVAEQRLPKGAMHQFVPLDILPFVKRFLNFWQPDLALFVESELWPNIMTELSHRDIALIIVNGRMSERSYERWSKFPFAVRQMFGNVPLCLAQTEEDRTRYLQLGVANVEVTGNLKFDVPPPAADEQELRTLREVIGSRPVWIAASTHPGEERLLAQAHKRMAQRMPQLLTIIVPRHPERGEEIEREVKLLVPNVQRRSVAPGLNPQTSVYLCDTLGELGLFYRLSRVAFVGGSLVNHGGQNPIEPARLGCAILHGPHTGNFGDIYEALDRIGGAERLNSERDLIQTLARLFSSSAEVHRRSELARQALRPFAGALDRTMMELTPFLNPLKINAELNRANTDAGFRAP; this comes from the coding sequence ATGGACTGGTCAGGACGCATCGCACTTTCGGCATATCGCACTGCTGGTTATGCCTTCAGCCCGATCGTTCCCCTGTTTCTGACATTGCGGGATTCGCGCGGCAAGGAGATCCGGGCAAGGCGGAACGAGCGCTACGGCAAAGCCTCCTTTGATCGTCCCTCTGGCCCGTTGGTCTGGGTGCATGCGGCATCGGTGGGCGAAACCAATGCCATCATTCCGCTCATCGAGCAGATCGTCGAGACCGGAACGCGGGTTCTGCTGACAACCACCACGGTGACATCTGCCCAAGTTGCCGAGCAGCGCTTGCCGAAAGGCGCGATGCACCAGTTCGTTCCGCTCGACATTCTTCCTTTCGTGAAGCGTTTTCTGAACTTCTGGCAGCCTGACCTCGCCCTGTTTGTCGAGTCAGAGCTTTGGCCCAATATCATGACCGAGCTCAGCCACCGGGACATTGCTTTGATCATCGTCAACGGGCGCATGTCCGAGCGATCCTACGAACGCTGGTCCAAGTTTCCCTTTGCGGTGCGGCAAATGTTCGGCAATGTGCCTTTGTGTCTCGCCCAGACCGAAGAGGACCGCACCCGATACCTTCAGCTCGGGGTGGCCAATGTGGAAGTGACGGGCAATCTCAAGTTCGATGTGCCGCCGCCCGCCGCCGACGAGCAGGAGCTTCGGACCCTGCGCGAAGTGATCGGCAGCCGGCCCGTCTGGATCGCCGCGAGTACGCATCCCGGAGAGGAGCGCCTGCTGGCTCAGGCTCACAAGCGCATGGCGCAACGCATGCCCCAGCTCCTCACGATCATCGTGCCGCGTCATCCCGAAAGGGGCGAGGAGATCGAAAGGGAAGTCAAGCTGCTGGTCCCCAACGTTCAGCGCCGCTCCGTTGCACCGGGCCTTAATCCCCAGACCAGCGTCTATCTTTGCGACACGCTGGGAGAACTCGGGCTTTTTTACCGCTTGTCACGGGTTGCCTTCGTCGGTGGGTCTCTGGTGAACCATGGCGGGCAGAATCCCATTGAACCCGCCCGCCTCGGCTGCGCGATCCTGCATGGGCCTCATACCGGCAATTTCGGCGATATCTACGAGGCTCTTGACCGGATTGGCGGGGCCGAACGCCTCAATTCCGAGCGCGATCTCATCCAGACTCTGGCGCGTCTCTTCTCCTCCTCCGCCGAGGTGCACAGGCGTTCGGAACTGGCACGTCAGGCCCTGCGCCCCTTTGCTGGGGCGCTTGATCGGACAATGATGGAGTTGACGCCGTTTCTCAATCCGCTCAAGATCAATGCGGAACTGAATCGCGCCAACACCGATGCAGGGTTTCGCGCACCTTAA